The following DNA comes from Erigeron canadensis isolate Cc75 chromosome 3, C_canadensis_v1, whole genome shotgun sequence.
ACACATTTGTTTTCAATAAGTTGTAAATTCCCTTTGTCATGTCCCATGAAATATGGATGACATTCCGCTGCCCTCTATATAATTTCTAAAAGTCATAAAATGCCCCCTCGTAACATTTAGGGTTTTCCGTGAATTTTTGTGAGTCGATTTTCTGGGTGAAAAATTTAGTATTCCAATTCATGTTCTCCTCCTAAGCATACATGTCTCGAAGTTACCTCATTTTAACATCTTTCAATCCAGTAGCGCAGCTGGCACCGCAGCTGATAGCTGGATGGCCTTTATGGATCAGTATCTGACATTGCTGGACAATGATGCTGATGAAAAGCATGTTCTCAAGAGAAAGATGTTGACGCTGATCGATTTATACTATGATGCTTTAGATGCACCTAAAAGTGGTCAAAAGGTTAGTTTTGATTTTCTACCtttgttcttttttctttcatttggtAAGAATCCTAATTTCCTAGACAATAAGATTGTTTACCGAAGTTCCACATGTTCAGATGTAAAATGAAAGCTTATGTGTTTCTTTCCTGCCTTTTTGGAAAGTTTCTCTTGCTAAGTTacctatatataattttgattttcGAGTATGTTACTCTTATATGTAACAAACAATATTAATCTAAATCCATAATGTTCCTCCCTTAGTCTCTTAGGTCTTTGTTGAAGATCAACTTACAAAGCTTGCAAAAAGCAGATAAAGTTCTTGAAGCAGGTCTCTAGTCAAACATTGTGCCTTTGCATCTGACATAGTGTTATAGAACaatcattattttgatctagCTGAATTGATTTTCTCAAGGTACCAAAAAAGATAGTAATATTTTTTCTGCTGGCAAGTTTTGTACGTGGTACCTTTCTTGTTTTTCCATATCAATCATTGTAGACGTATTGATCCTTCTGATTGAAGTCCTCAAGTCGCTATGGTTGGCTATTGTTTGACATCCGAGAAATAGCCAAACAATTTAATAAAACCACAAGCCCACATCAAATATTTTATCTTCTTGTATGACTGAAATGGAGTAATCTCAATCTGTGTATTTTACCCATGCACttcaatttttttggttttaatcaTTGTATCCCTTAACCTTTAGTAATGTCAGATGTCAGTGATTCCCTTCTTAAAATTTGTTTCTGATACAGGTTGTAATTCCTCATGGTTTAAAAGCAACCCATTATCCACATTATATGTGTCGTAAACCTGATTATCATTCTACGTCCATACTCGGACAAATTTATGATAGATTTCAGAGTTGTAAAAATGAGAAGTTACAAGCACAAGGTGAGACTTCGCCTCcttactttatttcattatttaaaatGTATTCATACCATATACGAGTATCATAAGTTGGCAAGAGACTGGAAGATGAAAGATGCCAAAGAATGTGATAATCAAGGGCTAAGCAACAGGCACAACATAGAACTTGAGAAGATTCTTGGCTGGTTTTTGGTTGACCCATGTTGCAATTGGGTAGCTTTATTATATACTATTACTAACAGATTAGCATACTACTATACTAGTATAAAGTTGGTTTGCAATGTTGGTTGTTAAGTAGTTCGCTACATAGCTTGCACATAAATATATGGAATGCCATATATGAACTAGTGGGACATACTGTCACATTACTTGTACATGAAAGatatttgttattataataGATCACCGGGGTAATCTTTTACCCAAAATGTTGGCAAAAGAGTCGTAATATAACATCGGTTTTTGAATGATTGGTGCAGAGATCTCGAAATTAAATGACTTCAATGTTAACATACCCGATTCTTGTTTGAAGCTGTGGAAGGAAAACTACCAAGCCTATAGAATAGATATGTCAAGCGCATTAAGATATAATGATATATCAAAAAATGAGGCTGCAAACAGTGTCATTGAGAAGTATAAGCTGGTATGTATCTATAAACCTGTTTGTGAAAGTTCtttgaaatttttgataattttttttctgatatatattatttgaactTCTAGACACTACAAAATAAACATTAAGAATGAAAGAATTATATATCAAATGCTAATCGGATTACTAACAAATAATGATTCAGATGTTATACGGTGCTTCTGATTTGAAAGATAGCACAAGGAACATGGATGATGTGTATGACGAAGCTCTAGCAATATATCATGTGTGTTATGACTATGCTATACGCTGGAAGGATGTAGGAAAATGTGGTTTTGCTTGGAAAGTGGCTGGTTCAGCCCTTTGTGCGTATTATCGGAAGATCCACTGTATGAAGACTGGAGACAGGGAGATTACATTCATCTCCTCGGCATTTGATGGTATTTTTTAAGAATAAATATGGTAGTTTAATGTAGTTCTGATATCCCGGAAGCACATAACTTGATATCATTGTAATCATAACAtgtatataatgtaacaataaGTAGGAAGATGGTCTTTAGGACTTAGGAGTAAATTATGTTAAGTGATGTTCAGTTGAAGatgtattaatgtaaaaacatGTACTTAAATGAGAGACTGTATTGCTATAAAAGTATTACTCGtacttttcaaataaaaacaaaaaaaatgttgagCTTAAACACAATGGCCTTTTGTTTAAACGCGAATATCTAACTATGAGTTGGTTTTCATCATAAAACGGGAATTATTGTTTTTTAGAACGGCagaattttattaatatatgcGACTAGCAAAACACTAgctgtaaaaaaaaatacaattacaagctgtaaaaaaaaatacaattacaagaGAAGTCTAGATATCACTAAAAGCAAACTAATCTAGACCCTACTCGATAACCAACAAGGAATTAGCCTAGTAGTAAGGCAAACATCAGGTGATCTTAAtgttcgatccttcggggtgcccagatcatgtggggattaggatgaaAGTATTTTACCGACATgatatggctcatacggggtgggtatatgggtatccaattgtggtatcggggctagggttccctccattaccctttttACTCGATACATATTGCGAAACGAACCAAAGAAGCAGGCCAAGAAATAAAGCTACGACCATACAACTTGAAGCATTAATCAGTATGCAACGGCTTGACTAATCACTCATCCCAAACATAAGAATTCTTTTTATCCCGGTTAAGAACCTAAAGATATTGGAACCATTTTAATATGTTCTaccattttttttgtctttccAAAATAGGATACTCCTAtcttaaaagaaaagatatcTGAATTATGGATACAgtttaatcaaaatatataactattaactTCAAATATTGACATTATaattaatgaaatgaaaatacAAACTTGTAAACCTGGGACTAATCTATCTATAGTTTGTATCGTTTGAATTTAATATCTTCCAACCGCTCAAACAAAATTCAATAAAACATTTACCTCTCCCCAATAATATGTCATGCAAATAGGACTTCACATCACTTTTCTTCTCTCCAGACTTTATTTTTTTCCAAGGGTGAATTTCGCTTCAAATTTAGTGTCGTGATTTGATACGGAGAGacctagcatacgttgtcttaaccggatatgcgctagagagctcactcgaagtagaaatgtctatttcaaatacccaaggAGAAAAACCCTACTAGTAATCCGTCCgaaagcacgacgattaatagggatAAACCATGTCCCCTCatacttgaacctgggtatacctaAGTCAAGCTTTCATAGaaggactacctatatctcaGAGTTGATGGAATGgagattcgaacctgagacttATAGGTCACCAAAAGAACTCCAAACCAAAGGCGGTACCTGAAAAAAATCtcaaagggggcaaaattaaaaaatccatgaaaaacaaatttaaaaaggagcaaaatgttaaaaatctataagaaaaatttaaaaatccatgaaaaatttaaaaatacgtgaccaaatttaaattttgagagAGACATTAGCCCCCTTTGCCCCCCTCTTAGTACCGCTCTTGTTCCAAACCACTCcaccaactcatcattgatTTCACACTTTTATCTAATATGAATTTAACACATGATTTTATTCACCGCCACACATATCATCCTCATATATCAAAAGATTttacaaaaaccaaaatatCAAGAAATCCATCAAAACAAATTGTCATTTTCGCATTACACTGACCATACAATTTTAAATAATGGTAACATTAGACGACAAAACACATTTGGACTAAAAGAAATTGTGTAAAGAAAAGTTTTCGAAGGAccaagagaaaagaaaaaaaaaagttgttctTCCCTCGATGCTTCCCTTTCTTCTAGAAATAACATAGTTTCCTTTTTGCAATACTATTACTCTATTAGAGTGTTTTACTAACAAATCTATTTACACCAAAcaaatattattagtattattttgaCAATctcaaactcaaaattttgtatTCATTGGAAAATGAAATTATTCTAAGTCAATGTAACTCTATatgtgtttattaattattattacctACATTAATCTTGACTCATAGTTATTGGCCgggttgctctcacaaaccttTTTTACACAAACATGTAACATTGTAACATATAAATTTCAAAGCCCTCAACATGAAGTGTCTCacctaattttcttttaaacctTTGTTACCTCagaaaaaattttatatacattttaatattaaatatatacattgCATAATCAATTGGAAGTTCATAGGGGCGCATTAATGATTGGAATCGGAATGTAGATACTTGATTGTTTAAAAAATGATCACATTTAAAATTTACTCAGTATTACatttaaaaaagagaaaaactaGTAAAGTAATGTAAAAGATCGTGTAAAAtagaagtgtgaaaaaatgtaaagaaaataatataaaagttctgTATGGACATTAAAAATGGGGAGGGGATTTCCTTAAATTAGCTAACATGTTAGCCAAATCTTGACTCTTGGAttaatcaagggtcaagattcaaagttcgtctttaaatcttgatctttgatttcAATATAAGGGTCAAGATATTTCCAACTTAATCAAGTAAGTTGGAAACAAATTGAGAGAATCTCTTtccttaaaagttaaaaatgataGTGTGGGTTAAAAATGTTGTTGAAGTTGAGacatgttttataaaatataaagaaaagcgtataaaagtgaataaaagcgtataaaatgaagaaaaacaaagagtgtaagatagaaatgtgaaaaatgagaaaaatagcAAGGGAATTCTTTTTATCTTAGTCATGCCAACGGATATACTCCCTTTAAAATTCGAAAAAGACAATATTTTAAGAATGTAATTGTGGGAACGCCAATTCTCATGTTGCTTCGACTCAAGGACGGCTTAGACTATTGGGAGTAGCCCGTTCCCACCAAAAATATTCGTGCGGAACGCCTGGGGAACGCCCCACTTCGGCCCCGGGGGGCATTCCGGTTAGTGAAAAGTTGTGCCCCGTTGCATTTCGAACGCATCCGGGCGTTTGGATTTTAGTGAGAATTAGCCGTTTGATGTCCTTGAAATTTGcatgatttaattttttttctagccttttcactctatatatatacatacacatacacatatcaatatacatacacacacatatctatctattttcctttcaaaaaaattacatacacacacattatCCTAAAAAATCACCATATGGATTCCGATGATTCATCCGGATCTTCTAACGAGTCCGCCGATTACGAAGAGCGTGTACAAAATGTGCTTCTTCGAGCCGCCGAACTAATTAGACGACAGATTGACGAACAACCTGCCCCAGTCATTAGAAGAAGGGTACCAGTTGATCGTGATCGTATTGAAGCACACGCTCATTTGATGCATGACTATTTTGCTGAAGAACCGCGATATCCACCCAGACTTTTTAGATGAAGGTTTCGTAtgtcaaaaaatttatttgagCGGATAGTCGGTGATTTGGAGGCTAGGTACACATATTTTCAGACGAGATATGACCGTGTTGGGCGCAGAGGGTTTGCCGGGGTCCAAAAGTGTACATCTGCAATTCGTCAATTGGCATATGGCGTTAATAGTGATTTCCTTGACGAGTATTTGCAGATGTCTGAACGAACATCAAGGGAATCCTGCCTAAATTTTTGTGTTGGTAATGATATTTTCAAATATTAAttctatatagttatatacttatatatatacttatatatatagttattaattctatatagttatatacttatatatatacttatatatatatacatatataagttaaCATTTATCATTAAAAGGTATGCGGGAAATTTATGGAGCAAGATATCTACGGAGACCGACTCCGTCCGATCTTCAGCGTATATACGATGTTCATGAACAAGTTGTTGGTTTTCCCGGTATGATCGGTAGTATAGATTGTATGCATTGGCCATGGGAGATGTGTCCAGCGGCGTGGCGAGGTACTTACACAAGCGGGCATGTGGGTAGACCGTCTTTGATCCTTCAGGCTGTAGCATCAAACGATCTATGGATTTGGAATGTGTACTTTGGACAGCAAGGTTCTCACAACGATATCAATGTGTTTGAATCATCGCCAATTCTTGAAGAAATTATAAACGGATTGGCACCCACGGGTTAGTGTTTTATTCTAGTTTTTACATGTAAATGTTTTACTTCTAAATGTTTAACTTCTAAATGTGTTTTTCTAAATGTTTTATTCGCAGCTCCGTTTTGGGCAAACGGAAACTTTTATGAGAAGGGATACTATTTGGGCGACGACATCTATCCCGAATATGCTACATTTGTGAAGACCTTTTCCGACCCGATCGATGAAAAAAGAAGACATTTTAAGAAGAAACAAGAGTCGGCACGAAAGGGTATTGAGCGGGCTTTCGGTGTGCTTAAAAAACGATGGAAGGTGCTAAAAAATCCGACACTATATTGGGACAAAAGAAATATCCAGGATGTTTGTTAGGCTTGTATCattttacataacatgatcCTGGAGGACGAAAACAAGGCCGTATGCCAGGACTACAACGCCCAAGAACCGAGTCTCAATCCAGATTATTGGAGGCGCATAACTCCAATGGAAGTTCGTATCCAAAATCTGCATGCCGTAAAAAACCGTGAAACCCACAACATGCTAACGGCAGATTTGGTTGACCATCTTTGGGCGAACACACCACATGACTTCTAGCCTGCAGCCGATCCCTTTGCCGATCTTCGAGAGTATGTTAGCACCAACGACGACGACTCCGATTAGTTTTATTTCGagtttttatgtaatgttttttagtgtgtttttttttaataaaaagtagtttgtttttttatttaataaaaagtatgtttttaataaaaagaagtatgttttatttaatttatttataaatctaaataaaaaaaaattaaagaaaaaaatgagaaTGCCTCAAAAGGCATTCTTCCACCCAAGGGTGGGGAGAATGCCCCTTATGATTGGTAAGTGCCACATGTCAAGTTTTAGAT
Coding sequences within:
- the LOC122591639 gene encoding uncharacterized protein LOC122591639, coding for MREIYGARYLRRPTPSDLQRIYDVHEQVVGFPGMIGSIDCMHWPWEMCPAAWRGTYTSGHVGRPSLILQAVASNDLWIWNVYFGQQGSHNDINVFESSPILEEIINGLAPTAPFWANGNFYEKGYYLGDDIYPEYATFVKTFSDPIDEKRRHFKKKQESARKGIERAFGVLKKRWKDENKAVCQDYNAQEPSLNPDYWRRITPMEVRIQNLHAVKNRETHNMLTADLVDHLWANTPHDF